A stretch of DNA from Rhizobium sp. EC-SD404:
ACATCGAAGACCTCTACGTCGCCGGTGACAATCCGGGCTTCGGCCGCGTGGCCGGCGAGTTCTTCGTCGAGCGCATGCCGGAAGGCGGCAACATCGTCGTCCTGCGCGGAATTCCGACCACCATCGACAATGAACGCGTCGAAGCATTCGAAGCGGCCATCGAGGGCTCGGGCATCGAAGTCCTCGGCATGGAACACGGCAACTGGAACCGCGACGACTCCTTCGAAGTCATGCAGGACTTCCTGTCGCGCTATCCGGAAATCGATGCCGTCTGGGCTTCCGACGACGACATGGCCGTTGGCGCACTCGAAGCCATCGCCCAGTCCGGTCGCGAAGCCGACATGTGGGTGCTTGGCGGCGCCGGCATGAAGGAAATGATCCAGCGCGTGATGGATGGCGACGAGCAGGTGCCGGCAAACGTCACCTATCCGCCTGCCATGATCGGCACCGCGATCGAGCTGACGGCGCTTAACTTTGTCGGCAACGCACCGGTTTCGGGCGATTTCATCATCGGTTCGGTGCTGATCACGCCTGAGAATGCCGAGCAGTACTACTACCCGGACAGCCCGTTCTGATCTGACGCAGCGGCGGACCTGAACAGCGCAGCGGCCCCGGAGACGGGGCCGCTTTGCGTTGAGTAGCGCATCACCCAATGGTAGTTTCGCTCATCGAGGCCCGATGCCAAATCGCGCGATGTGGACGTTCGAACTTCCAGAAAGCCCTTATGACACCGACAAAAACTCTCGCCGCCCGGATCCCTTCCGATTTCCTCTTCGGTGTTGCGACCGCCGCGTTCCAGATCGAAGGGGCAGCGAAGACGGATGGACGGGGGCCGTCCATCTGGGATGCGTTTTCGAAGATGCCGGGTCGCACCTTTGGCCGGCATGACGGCGATGTTGCCTGCGACCATTACAACCGCCTGGACGCCGATCTCGATCTCATCCGCGATCTCGGGGTCGACGCCTACCGCTTCTCCATCGCCTGGCCCCGGATCTTTCCTAGCGGGCGCGGCGATGTGAACGAGAAGGGCCTCGAATTCTATGAACGTCTCGTCGATGGCCTGAAATCACGGGGCATCAAGGCCTTCGCGACCCTCTACCATTGGGACCTGCCATTGGCGTTGATGGGCGATGGTGGCTGGACGACCCGGGACACCGCATACGCCTTTGCCGATTACGCCGACATCGTCGCGCGCCGTCTTGGCGACCGGCTGGACAGCGTCGCCACCTTCAACGAACCCTGGTGCTCCGTGTGGCTGAGCCACCTTTACGGTATCCATGCGCCGGGTGAGCGATCGATGGATGCGGCGCTCCACGCGCTGCACATGACCAACCTCGCGCACGGCTTCGGTGTCGCTGCCCTGCGCTCGGCAAGGCCTGAACTGCCCGTCGGCATCGTGATCAACGCGCATGCGACCCTGGCGCTGACCGACAGCGAAGTGGACCAGGAGGCGGC
This window harbors:
- a CDS encoding GH1 family beta-glucosidase, with the protein product MTPTKTLAARIPSDFLFGVATAAFQIEGAAKTDGRGPSIWDAFSKMPGRTFGRHDGDVACDHYNRLDADLDLIRDLGVDAYRFSIAWPRIFPSGRGDVNEKGLEFYERLVDGLKSRGIKAFATLYHWDLPLALMGDGGWTTRDTAYAFADYADIVARRLGDRLDSVATFNEPWCSVWLSHLYGIHAPGERSMDAALHALHMTNLAHGFGVAALRSARPELPVGIVINAHATLALTDSEVDQEAAERAFSFHNGVFFGPLFNGAYPDDFMAALGERMPTIEPGDMDAISVPLDFWGLNYYTPMRVKHDASKGAEFPAALPVVPENCVKTDIGWEVEPSALAYIIRELNQRYDLPDLYITENGACYNMGVENGTVDDQPRLDYIERHLSVLADLIDEGFSIRGYFAWSLMDNFEWAEGYRMRFGIVHVDYETQVRTVKSSGRWYAELATAHSGRN
- a CDS encoding ABC transporter substrate-binding protein translates to MNLKHFAGALALGTMMVMPLAASAQDAETAVIGVSIPAATHGWAGGMNFHAQATIDALEERYENLDFVLSTASDPGQQVSDIEDMMATRNIDALVVLPFESEPLTGPVARVKEEGKWVTVVDRGLAQENIEDLYVAGDNPGFGRVAGEFFVERMPEGGNIVVLRGIPTTIDNERVEAFEAAIEGSGIEVLGMEHGNWNRDDSFEVMQDFLSRYPEIDAVWASDDDMAVGALEAIAQSGREADMWVLGGAGMKEMIQRVMDGDEQVPANVTYPPAMIGTAIELTALNFVGNAPVSGDFIIGSVLITPENAEQYYYPDSPF